DNA from Aedes albopictus strain Foshan unplaced genomic scaffold, AalbF5 HiC_scaffold_89, whole genome shotgun sequence:
TCAATCATtctcgccatcatcatcatcatcatcatcatcatcaccaccaccaccaccgtcgCTATCCatcttgtttgtttatttgttcctCCCGCACGATCACTGGTCAAGTCCGCACAAATCGCGTTAAGTCACTCTGCTTGAGCTGGACACACCCCGAGCCGGTATCCAACAGAAGCTTAAAACCTCGAAATCAGTCGGTGGCAGACCACGGTCGTGTTCACTTTAGTTTTCTTTCGGTTGTGTGCTTTGTCTTACGTAAGGAGAAATGGGATTACTCAACACGGTGCTGTTTTTGGTGTTGCCCATCTTTTGGTTGGCGTATACCTACTTCCGTCGGAAGTACTCCTACTGGGCGGATCGGAATGTCCCGCAGGTTCCGGGATCGCTGCCGTTGGGGTCGTTCAATGGCATGGGAACCAAGTACCATTTCACGGAGGTGTTGAAACGGGTGTACGACGATTACCATAAGACCCACAAGGCCGTTGGGATGTACTTGTCGGTGAAGCCGATTTTGTTTGTGAATGATATGGATCTGATCAAGAAGATGTTGGTGAAGGATTTCAATAGCTTTAGAGATCGGGGGATGTATTACAATGAGAAGGAGGATCCCCTGTCGGCGCATCTGTTTTCGATCGAAGGGGAGAGGTGGAGATTTTTGCGGAACAAGCTGAGTCCGACGTTCACCTCCGGGAAGATCAAGTACATGTACCTGACGATCTGCGAAATTGGCGATGAGTTTTTGGCGTGTTTCGATAAGTATGTGGAGCGGAAGGAAGCGGTGGATATTAAGCCGTTGGCTCAACGGTTTACCAGTGACGTAATTTCATCGGTGGCGTTCGGGTTGAAGACAAACGCGTTGAAGAACGAGGGGTCAAAGTTGCTGGACAAGGGCGATAAAGTGTTCAAACTTGGACGTTGGGAAACGATTCGGGTCTTCGCGCTATTGAGCTATCGTGACTTGGCCAAGAAGTTGGGTTTGCGGCAATTTCCCAAGGACGTGACGGATTACTTCATGGACGTCATTCGAGGAACGGTGGATCATCGCGAGAAGACCAATGTGGTGCGGCAGGACTTCCTTCAAATGCTGCTGCAGTTGAAGAACAAGGGAACAATCGAGGATCACGAGGAGGAATCGAAGGAAAAGATCACTTTGGATGAGCTGGCTGCCCAGGCTTTCCTGTTCTTCTTCGCTGGTTTTGAAACGACTTCAACGACTGTATCTTTCGCTTTGTTCGAACTGGCCAACAATCCCGAAGTTCAGGAAAAGACTCGCCAGGAAGTTCTTCGCGTATTGGAGAAGCACGGTGGACACCTCACGTACGATGCCATCAAGGATATGACCTATCTGGAGCAGGTCGTCAACGGTAAGCTCCATTTACCCAATCACTCCAACTTCATCTAATTCCTCTTTCTTTTCTTAGAAACCCTTCGCAAACACCCCCCGGTAGGCAACCTGATCCGCTTGGCCAACGACCCGTACCGCATCGACAGCCTGGACACCACCATCGAACGGGACACCATGATCATGATCCCGGTCTACGGAATCCACCACGACCCGGAGATCTATCCGAACCCGGACCGTTTCGACCCAGACCGCTTTACGCCGGAGGCCATCAGCGCTCGCCATTCGCACAGTTTCCTCCCGTTCGGTGATGGCCCCCGTAACTGCATCGGAATGCGCTTCGCTCTGGTAGAGGTCAAGTTCGGCATCGCTCAGCTGTTGAGTCGGTTGCGCTTTACCGTCAACGAGAAAACCCAATTCCCCATCCAGTACGATCCGAAGTCGCAGTTTGCCGAGGTGAAGGGCGGCATCTGGTTGAACGTGGAGCGGCTGTGAGGCGCTGCTGGTTGACGACCGGATTGCGTCATTATGACAACACCCGGCGCGTGAagaacgagagagagagagagaagtaaACTTTGGATTCTGGAGGCGGCTGGGAGCGAGTAAACATTTGGAACCGGTGGCGATCATCAATTTTGTTGTGTTCGTCGCGAGCGCTAGCGAGATGGATAATGATGATGGGATCGAATGGTGATTGAACAATTTATGGCGAAATTATTACCGTGTGGATGTGATGTGATGTGATCGTTAGAAATAGCTCGCGCAAACATCGCCCGGTACGAGCAAATTTGATAAACTAGATAAACGTGAAGAGTGTTAATTTGCATAATTTTGTAAATAAGGTATTTGATTAGTGTTATACTACTGTAGGTAAAAGTCCATCAAGAAAACTTTGATAAATGATAATTATGGTTTTGTCTAGAATTCAACAAGTACATTAAAAGAACTTAACGTTCACAGCAAACGTAGCCatgaattcataaaaaaactcATAAACCAATAATAGAATTTTATTTAAAGGTTCCAAAGTTATTTATATaaaagtttcttataaaattttgGCGACTCGCAATGATTAAGAAGAGATCATGAAAACATTCTTGGGCTAATTACAAAGGAAAATCATCGGAGTTTGTAGGCGATGAATAGAGAATAAAACAATAATTAAAGCGTATGCTGCATGAACCGGAACGATATGCGAAGATTTTATCACCAGTGGAAAGTGGAACGATAATAAAAACTCCTTTTCAgtccttaacctttcagtactcgcgccaatttttgtaacgcgagcagtcgcgtgttgtactttgtacaacacccatacattctgaaatatctaaggatcctgattgtttagaggaggactgtctttggcaaagttgttgtaaatttcatgggatacttgatgctgacaaagttgattcgtaatacgtccactaggcggcgctagtgagcaatatcatgttacaccttatatctcaggatcctgatgtcttagaaagatgatgtcttcaacaaagttgttttgtAGGTacacggcttacagattattggtcgtttaattggaaattccaccactaggcggcgctagtgagcaaataaactttatatcctatgtatctcgggaacctgataacttagaaagatggtgtcttcgacaaagttgtttggtaggtcaagtacttacggatgattcgcagtttaatttgaaatttcatcacttggcggcgctagtgacaacgtaaatattatatattatgtatctctggacccttattacttagaaagatagtgtcttcggcaaagatgtttggtatatcaagggcttatagatgagtgacagttgcgctagtctcatgtagctcaggatcccgattcaaaaggcacgggacaccgtcttcagccagaggctgtacagactgaacagaacttaacactagaccatagaccacgacatacattacatgcaccagtggatagcatggtgcggttacacgcttggtaacgctaaccgaacggccacgaagctccactttactcagaaagatggtgtcttcggcaaagttgtttggtagatcaaagaccaaatggaggaaaagttacctctcgtgccgaccttctaaaagatcgaaaacttacagatagttgtccgtttgaatcgtaatttcaccactagatgacgctagtgaacataaaaaatggatatgcaatagttctcaggatcctggttactagaagagagatggtggtttcggcaaagttgtcaaataggttaagtgcatttggttgatgggtcgttgaaatcaatatttcgctagtaagtggtgctaatgagtatgcaaattttatatcttatattgtctatccggttggaatcaagaccgacattcaatcaaaaattgccattttcatggtccacaagtgtcgcaactgtttcgcatctagtgcgctgtgttgctgacaacaacgggaaggatgcgcactacttttgacatgattaaaaaatgtcgcgagttgggtcgcgtcgcgacttgattgtgcgaagtccggtttggtggcggcccgacaatatatcTCCGAGTTTGATTACCTggaaagttgatatctttggcaaggttggttggtagatcaagggctttcagttgattgaccatttgattcgtgcttctgccaccagaaggtgctagttgtaaatttgcaaaagcatgaagtgttattattcatctagaaaaaaatcaacgagctgtaaatttttatactttcgaatgtttttaaaatttgaaaattacacaactagttgattataatttgtttaaatttgcacttgattgattaattttacatgaagttgaagcgcttagtaaaatatttaatatctgaccgtcgtatttcaatatactctatcttaaggttgtcaatgtcacgggataagtacatatATCCTTTATCcaccaaacaacaatgtcgaagacatcatctttctgagtaatcaggatcttgagatatatgaggtacaaaatgggaatgctcaccagtgccacctggatgtgaaattgcacgtcatatttgtcttcatcagttagtgtttgatctactaaacaatttttcagaagacaccatctttctaagtaatcagggtcctgagactcatgagttataaaatttgaatacccactagcaccacctagatgtggagtttcaaatcatacggctctccatcagttagtgttcgatctactaaacaactttgcagaagacatcatctttctaagtaatcaggatctcgagatatatgagttataatatttgagtactcacttgcgccacctggatgtggaattctacatcatacttgtcttc
Protein-coding regions in this window:
- the LOC109415288 gene encoding probable cytochrome P450 6a14, coding for MGLLNTVLFLVLPIFWLAYTYFRRKYSYWADRNVPQVPGSLPLGSFNGMGTKYHFTEVLKRVYDDYHKTHKAVGMYLSVKPILFVNDMDLIKKMLVKDFNSFRDRGMYYNEKEDPLSAHLFSIEGERWRFLRNKLSPTFTSGKIKYMYLTICEIGDEFLACFDKYVERKEAVDIKPLAQRFTSDVISSVAFGLKTNALKNEGSKLLDKGDKVFKLGRWETIRVFALLSYRDLAKKLGLRQFPKDVTDYFMDVIRGTVDHREKTNVVRQDFLQMLLQLKNKGTIEDHEEESKEKITLDELAAQAFLFFFAGFETTSTTVSFALFELANNPEVQEKTRQEVLRVLEKHGGHLTYDAIKDMTYLEQVVNETLRKHPPVGNLIRLANDPYRIDSLDTTIERDTMIMIPVYGIHHDPEIYPNPDRFDPDRFTPEAISARHSHSFLPFGDGPRNCIGMRFALVEVKFGIAQLLSRLRFTVNEKTQFPIQYDPKSQFAEVKGGIWLNVERL